From Pseudomonas sp. TCU-HL1, the proteins below share one genomic window:
- a CDS encoding zonular occludens toxin domain-containing protein → MFILRTGLQGNGKTLNTIKEVDSKAYAEGRVVYYCNVTGFKPDHPAIKAKWLPFDFPDRWFDLPANSMIVIDEAQTWFRVRPQGAKVPEYASRLEIMRKDGHELHCITQSPLLIDAHMRELCNMHVHYHRGNGGQVIKRWVFQKPE, encoded by the coding sequence ATGTTTATTCTGCGCACTGGCCTCCAGGGCAACGGCAAAACCCTGAACACCATCAAGGAAGTTGATAGCAAAGCGTATGCAGAGGGGAGGGTGGTCTATTACTGCAACGTAACGGGATTTAAGCCGGATCACCCGGCCATTAAGGCTAAGTGGCTGCCGTTCGACTTCCCGGATCGTTGGTTTGATCTGCCGGCTAACTCTATGATCGTGATCGATGAGGCGCAGACGTGGTTTCGTGTGCGGCCTCAGGGTGCCAAGGTGCCAGAGTATGCGAGTCGCCTCGAGATCATGCGTAAGGATGGCCATGAGCTGCATTGCATCACGCAAAGCCCGCTATTGATCGATGCGCACATGCGCGAGCTGTGCAACATGCATGTGCATTACCACCGGGGCAACGGTGGCCAGGTCATCAAACGCTGGGTGTTCCAGAAGCCCGAATGA
- a CDS encoding DUF2523 domain-containing protein: protein MTYIGITALLSTVRTYLLGSITGMPADVLAVMGLIKLDVAINIVLSAVTARAVLSGMSSATGKKSSLGHVGN, encoded by the coding sequence GTGACGTATATCGGTATTACGGCGTTGTTATCGACGGTGCGGACGTATTTGCTCGGCAGTATTACCGGGATGCCCGCTGATGTTCTTGCAGTGATGGGGCTGATTAAGCTCGATGTCGCAATCAATATCGTGTTGTCCGCTGTAACGGCGCGCGCGGTTCTTTCCGGCATGAGTTCGGCCACCGGTAAGAAATCGTCGCTGGGTCATGTGGGGAACTGA